A single Lolium perenne isolate Kyuss_39 chromosome 6, Kyuss_2.0, whole genome shotgun sequence DNA region contains:
- the LOC127308276 gene encoding RHOMBOID-like protein 12, mitochondrial codes for MAAMRRLLQQLQPVLAQQAALRRVPHCRRLHSPFPLAAASASPPAPAPAAHSPSPTPRLLPRSTGSLLPASAGAVVAAARTDTARNAGPLDEPLSLQLSRASDCFASSSSTLLHGVAAPWAHWATTPADDMVLMLAGANVAVYGLWRLADPNFGLGPSMRIWLDTYTGGRLHTLLTSALSHVDLRFMADHFMISLDNFKSLRLHTLLTCAFSHKDANHLFHNMMGLYFFGSSIARTFGPDFLLKLYVQGALLGSAFYLTEMAFLAPQKEGFGGWNTPALGASAAVNATVLLYIFLYPTNILYLHFLIPLPAALVGAYLIGADLRRVKKGNSRVAGSAHLGGAVVAALVFAEMKGWI; via the exons ATGGCGGCCATGCGGAGGCTCCTTCAGCAGCTCCAGCCCGTCCTCGCGCAGCAAGCCGCCCTCCGCCGTGTCCCCCACTGCCGCCGCCTCCACTCCCCCTTCCCCCTcgctgccgcctccgcctccccgCCCGCACCCGCGCCCGCCGCGCACTCCCCCTCCCCGACGCCTCGcctcctgccccgcagcaccggcTCGCTCCTGCCGGCGAGCGCCGGTGCCGTCGTGGCGGCCGCCCGGACCGACACCGCGCGCAACGCTGGGCCCCTCGACGAGCCGCTCTCTCTGCAGCTAAGCAGGGCCTCGGACTGCTTCGCCTCGTCATCGTCGACATTGCTCCACGGCGTCGCCGCGCCATG GGCGCACtgggcaacaaccccagccgacgACATGGTATTGATGCTCGCCGGCGCCAATGTGGCCGTCTACGGGCTCTGGCGCCTGGCAGATCCCAATTTCGGGCTGGGTCCTTCCATG AGGATTTGGCTGGACACGTACACTGGCGGGCGGCTGCACACATTGCTCACGAGCGCTCTCAGCCACGTGGATCTGAGGTTCATGGCGGATCATTTCATG ATTTCGCTGGACAATTTCAAGAGCTTGCGGTTGCACACACTCCTCACCTGTGCGTTCAGCCACAAAGATGCCAACCACCTCTTCCATAACATGATGGGCCTCTACTTCTTTGGTTCAAGC ATTGCCCGCACGTTTGGTCCTGATTTTCTTTTGAAGTTGTACGTGCAAGGAGCACTTCTTGGATCTGCATTCTACTTGACAGAAATGGCTTTTCTAGCGCCACAGAAAGAG GGTTTTGGAGGATGGAACACTCCTGCGCTT GGTGCGAGTGCTGCAGTTAATGCAACTGTCCTTCTCTACATTTTTCTGTATCCCACCAATATACTCTACTTACACTTCCTCATTCCTCTTCCAGCTGCATTAGTG GGAGCTTATTTGATTGGTGCTGATCTCCGGAGGGTGAAGAAG GGCAACAGTCGCGTGGCAGGTTCTGCTCATCTAGGGGGTGCTGTTGTCGCCGCGCTTGTATTCGCTGAAATGAAGGGCTGGATCTGA